TTTCTCTTTGTGGCTTTGGATACTTAGGTGCATAAATATTGTAGTCTTTACGGTACATCTTATTATGATGGACTAGTTTGATCTCAAGTTCCCTCAATTCGTTTTGCTTACATATCTTAAAGTCACCAGTCGGTAAAGTTCCTGCAACTCTTAAGAATTcatctctttttcttttattcaCCCTCAGTTCATCCATTAATCTatctattttgtttttattgCCCCGCAGTGCTCCAATTGACTTTAATGTAACAGGTGGATCCTCTAAAGTAGATACCCAGTCACTACCATCGTGATCGTACCTTTCATCATACTTATCTATTTTCCTCACTTTTAGGCCTGGGAGCGTCCACACaaagtcatcatcaaacCAGCAGGCTTGTTTTATACATTGcatcaatttgataaaatttaAAGTAGTCGACAAGTATCTCATTTCTGATGATGCATCAATATATGCCTGCAAAATACGCAAACTTTGGTCTAATGTCGAAACAGTGTCTTGTGCATAATCTGCAATGGGTAATTCTATCCTACTCATATATGCCTGCAATAGTAAAAATGCTTTAATGTGGGGGTCCCAAATAAATTCATAATCTTCAAGATCGTCAGCTGAATATCTCATTTCTTGAGACATTTCCATATTTATTAATTCTTCACCATGTCTTGTAGGCAATTCATCATACTCGGTTGCTTCGCACAACCACCTTAAACATTCTCTGAAAGATGCGTTAGGTTTAATCTTATTCAAAAGATTCCTGATAGTCCTATGTGACAAATAATAATATGAGGAGATGTGCAAAAACGGCGTTGGTTCAATCTTTTCCCCTGTGGTAATCAGACACTTGGATTCAACTAAATTATCGATAACTTTATCAACTAATCCACTTAAATATGAACTTATACCTTCTTGTGATAAATCTTCAATTCCATAGTAAGTTGGATTATGGTGTGCTCTCCTATAAAGGAAGGTCCAAGTTAAAAAATCCATTGCTTCCTGTCTACTTTTGATTGTACCAGACGATATTTCTGCACCGATATGATTATCCATAACTTTATGTAGCGATGATTCAACAGGGAAACCaacattgatgaaatgttTATAAAACGTTTTCTTTGACTCTTTAGTGAAAACCATGGCGATACCGCTTGTATCGAAGGCAGGCCTACCAGCCCTACCCATCATTTGCAAGATATCGGTCAAATCCATATCCCTAtatccttcaattttagcaTCAAAGAATTGAGTACCTTTGATAATGACTAAGTGTGCAGGTAAGTTAACTCCCCATGCCAAAGTAGACGTTGCAATCAAAATTTGGATcttattttgttcaaacaGTTTATGAGAAATTTGCCTGTCACTCTCAACTAAACCCGCATGGTGAAGTCCGATACCAAATTGTAACGACAACTTCAATGTGTCATCTTTAACTTTCTCCACATATGGCGTTAGTTCATCTTCcctcatcttcaaaaaccTACGTGGATTATCTTCCATACCACAAAGATGAATAATATCTAGTGCTGTCAATCTTGTTTGTCTTCTTGATGCGACAAAAATTAGCACTGGTTTGGTTGGTGAGTGCTGTTTAATAGCCATAAAAGCAGGCTTAttcattgtcttcatcaaaGGACAGAATGCCAAGTTGTCTGGAAATCCATCAATGTACATTTTTAAAGGAACAGGCCTAACACTCTGAGGAAAGTTGAAAAGTCCTTCTTTGACACCCAACCAGCTTGCCATATCCATTGCATTGGACACTGCTGTAGATAAGCCTAGTAACCTTATCGGCTTCTTAGTAAACGAGGAAATATAGTTCATTCTACTAACAatcatttccaaaattggACCTCTATCACTTGCTAATAAATGGATTTCATCCATTATGACCAAAGAAACTTGTTGAACGAATTTTCTAGATTGCCAGTTACGTGAAATACCGTCAAACTTTTCTGGTGTTGTAATAATGATATCAGCTTGTCGAACTTCTTGAACCCCAGGTAAAGAATCACCTGTAAGTTCCACAATTCTATGACTGGTATTACCACAAATCTTAACTTTCCAGTCATCAACCCTCTCTCTAACTAAAGCTTTCATGGGTGCAATATAAACAACTTTAGAGTCAGGAAATCGATTGAAAGCGTTCCAAATGGCCATTTCTGCAACAACGGTTTTACCCGAACCAGTTGGTGACCCAACAAAAACAGAGGAATTTAGATTATACAAGTTGTGAAACACCATAGTTTGCATTGGATTGAAATATTTAAACTTAGCATTGTagattttctcaatttctttattatGAAATGCAGTGATCGGTAATGGATGTaacttcaataattttgtcTTCACTGTATCATTATGAGGTTTaatcaaatgtttgaatGAAACTGCAACGTCTGTCTGAGAACCAATCCATGTGTCACTTATTGCTCTAACCATAATCTGCGGTGGTGGCGGATCACTTAATGGGATCATGAAATCTAGTTCATGAGATAAGCCaaatgattttttgttCAGAATAAACTTCTCAAAATGTAGAATATTAGACGCATGGCTGtcttcaatcaaaatcCAGAAAAATTGTATATTTCCatgatattcaaaattccAGACAAAGTCAGCTTCTATGGTTAAATGGATCCTCATCACATTTGTGGTAATGGGGAAGCACTCAACGTCAAGCAGTAAGTATGGGAAACGACCGATAAGCTTATGCAGTTTTGGCCCCATACCATGATTGTGGACTAAGTCACCTAATTCAGCTGGATTCAAGTCTCTCAAATGATCCATAGTTGGTTTCTTTGCTTCAATCATTTTAATAATTTGTGATTGTAAATTAAATTGATTCATTGGGTGTTGAAAAGGCCATAGCTGTTTATCAACCGCCTTACATATCTCTAACATATGGCGGGTGAATACACCCCATCTTCTATTGAGACCCatgaaaaataatgaaCGACAGATACGTGCAGCATTCTGTGCAATGTATGCCATATCTGAACAAAGGGCCGAATCTTTGACAAATGCCTTGGATATATAGGCTTGTAGCAAAacatttgtttttttttgtgaattttcaagttttggGCCTATTTCACAAACgactttttcattttgcAGTTCTTCTAACTCTTTTgcctcttcttctctaaATTTGACATTATCGAACTCTGAACTCATGGAAATGATACTTAAGACATCTGCTTCAGAGGCTTGTGGATTAATCATCTGGttaaaaatttcaacaGATTCGTTCAACAAATAGAAATCAGAAGAGATTCTACCAATATCCTTTGGAATGAAGCCCGAAGACCTTTCATCAAATACAATCATTTGTAATTTGTGCAACTTTCTAGCCGCTTCTATGATTaaatctcttcttctttgaactAACAAAGGATCATTAGCCAGTTCTTTCCAATCAATACCGTATGCAAAGGGGTTTTGTTTCATTCTAACATATAAATATGTATAACCTAACCACTGAACACCTTCTTCGACATTTGTGACTGTTCCTAATGATATTTCAGCATTTAAATTGTCAACTAGTTTAGCAGATAGCTTAGATTCAATAGGATGCTGttgcaacaacaatgaAATATAGTGGTCAAGAGAGTCCGCTGTTGTACacaaaataccaataccaTGAGCTTCGAATTGCGGTCTACCCGCCCTaccaaaaatttgaataacATCGGAAATACCCAAGTCTACAAAACCTCCGGCCTTTGAATCATAAACCTGGGTACCTTTCACAATGACAGCAGCTGCGGGTAAATTAACACCCCAAGCCAAAGTGGCAGTACATACCAAAACTTTGATAGATCCACTCAGAAACAATTTTTCTGTTAGGTTTCTATCTGCTCTACTCATACCAGCATGATGACATCCAAATCCACCTATGAATAACTCCCTTAAATCTTTGttcttattttttgacatctctctttcaaaataaggatatttttcttcagtaGAACAGTCAAAGTAAGATTCATATGAATGGTCTCTAATTAATTTAATATATGAACGGGCTGTTTTAACCGTGTCCTTACGTGAATGAACGAAAACCATCACCTGGTGTCCTTCCCGGATCATTTGCATTAACTTTTCAAAGGACACTTCATCTAGGTTTTCTCTTGCTTGTTTCGATCCCGCTTTCCCTCTAACTCCAACCAATTGTTGTTCTAAGGGAACAGGTCTAAAAGATTGATCAAAGTAGAACATACCAACGTTACGGTTGACTCCTAAGAAGTCTGCAACGTCCACAAAATTAGGCAAGGTTGCTGATAGACCAACAATTCTAATCATCGATTGCGAGCTCTCAACTTGTCTCAATGTTCTTGCCACTAAAGTTTCAATAACACTACCTCTATCTTCATGTAACAAGTGaacttcatcaatgatTAACAatttaactttttcaacCAACTCAGTGTCACCGTTTGACTTACGCGTGACAACATCCCATTTCTCAGGAGTAGTTACAATGATCTGTGTTGCCAGAATCTCCGCTTTAGTCAATTGCATATCACCAGTTAATTCTCTAACTTTTATACCCAGCCAAGCTAACTTTTTAGTAAATTTCTCGACAATTTCTGACGCCAAAGCTTTCAGTGGGGCAACGTAaacaattttgaattcatcaaaatcaatatcaatgtTAACGGCTTCTTCCCCAGGATTTTCGTTTTCAGATATAAACTGCTTGATTGTATGTAATACTGTCAATAATGCAACGTCGGTTTTACCTGCACCAGTAGGTGCACAAACCAGCATATTCTCATTGGTATTATATCCAACATCGTAAATTAAAGACTGCATACGATTTAAGGTTTCATACCCTCTAAAGGTACCTTGACACAAAAAGTCTAATTCTCTGATTGGTATGAAGATATTAGGAGCAGAAGAATTTCGTTTTTCAGACTTTGGTATAATAACCTCCTCGTACTTTTCATAGGCTTCTCTAGTTGAACCCATTGGCAAAGAATAAAACTTGCCCGTAAATGAAACCATGTTACCGGGATCATGCGACCTGAAAACATGAGGGTATCTAGTGACTGTTTGATCTTTGGATAGTGGCATCTCTCTAGCACGCCGAGCATTTTCAGCAACCTTTGCCTTTATCTGCTCAGTCGTCATCAATCCATTGTTTAGTAAGTTTGAGCCAGTAGACTTCCTTTTCAGTGCctctttttgttgatcATATTCTCTAATAATTTCAAGCTTCGAACTAACTATTTTTGTAATTAGATCtagttcttcaaatccTAGAGTGTCGAATAATTCACTCTGCAATCCCACCTCACTTTCTTGTGATTTCAACAAGCTAACTATACTTTCAAATAGCTGTACATGGTCATCATTCTCTTCGTCACTATGTTTTCTATGGATCCTCCTACACTCTTGTTTAATTTCCTCGATAAGAAAGAATTTCGcagattcatcatcactgTAATGTGAATAGTCATCATCTTGTAAATGGGTTTGCTCAGAATCCATCATTTCATAATCTAAAAGAATATCATCTTCtatattctcaaaattcttcaacagatCATTGACTTGTTTAGTTGCTTCATCCCTTGCATCTGAcacaattttttcatttaagAGATTTGCTGGAATTTTTAATGCCTCTGCTTCACCTGGTAATACCAATTCGGCCAGTTTTTCACGCATCGGATTCATGGCTTGCATATATGAACCAGTAGATGCGACATTGTAAGAAGACATGGCTTTAATGAATGACTTTTTGCCTTGTCACCCCAAGATGCTTAGTTTACAGTTTCAATTTGcatcaaggaaaaaatgacaaatgcaaattaaaaaataatgcGAAACAGGTATTTCAAGTCCGTAAAACCAACAtgctctttttttttgaatttttgcAGAATAGTTTTGATacaatttttatttaaatATTAAATATATAATGGACCGGAATAAATTACATCGATCAAAGTTTTTATGATtgcgaaaaaaaaagccaagaagaaagaataaACTAgggatgaagaagatgatgaagaagtagaagagaaagaagaagggtaagagtaaaaaaaaaaaaagtaaatgTCTTTATAGGAGTAACAGTAAGAAATGATTGTATTAGGAAAGTAGTTGCAATTTGAATGACTGCACCTTTAATAATATGGAAATGATAATAATTATTGCAGGGACCAGAAGAAGAGATATGAAAGTCATGAGAAAACAGTAAAATTATGCTCCGGGTTTGCAAGTTTGCCTTTGCTTGTTATGAGCATTATAAATCAAATTGTCCATTGACAAATTCGTCATCCAAATCCATGTCATCCtgattttcttcctcaatttcACTGACTTCATCTACGACCTCTTCATCAGGTGGCAAATTTGGATTACCTGGAATAAATGAACCATATTGTGGTTTATAGGAACCTCTGCGTCCCATTGAAGGATTGAAGTGATCAAACATAGTCGATTCGTCAACATAAGTGAACCCTTTGAAGTTTTCTTGCACTGCTTGAGACAAAGGAGTCGTTCCCATAAATAGTTGTTTATTAATTGCAGATGTTGAAGCGTTTGTAAATTCAGGATCAAAATTGGATGTATCTAATTCATTGGCAATATATGGAACAAAAGGTGGCgcaattttcttttctctcaaatttCCCCAATTAATATCATGAAAGAATGGATGTGCTCTTAGTTCACGTGCATCATTGATAGCACCTAATCTATGCTTTGGATTTCTATTTAACAAACCTTTAACAAAAGACCTTCCTTCTTGAGACAAGACTTCCTTTGGA
The Pichia kudriavzevii chromosome 2, complete sequence DNA segment above includes these coding regions:
- a CDS encoding uncharacterized protein (PKUD0B03820; similar to Saccharomyces cerevisiae YGR271W (SLH1); ancestral locus Anc_5.31), whose protein sequence is MSSYNVASTGSYMQAMNPMREKLAELVLPGEAEALKIPANLLNEKIVSDARDEATKQVNDLLKNFENIEDDILLDYEMMDSEQTHLQDDDYSHYSDDESAKFFLIEEIKQECRRIHRKHSDEENDDHVQLFESIVSLLKSQESEVGLQSELFDTLGFEELDLITKIVSSKLEIIREYDQQKEALKRKSTGSNLLNNGLMTTEQIKAKVAENARRAREMPLSKDQTVTRYPHVFRSHDPGNMVSFTGKFYSLPMGSTREAYEKYEEVIIPKSEKRNSSAPNIFIPIRELDFLCQGTFRGYETLNRMQSLIYDVGYNTNENMLVCAPTGAGKTDVALLTVLHTIKQFISENENPGEEAVNIDIDFDEFKIVYVAPLKALASEIVEKFTKKLAWLGIKVRELTGDMQLTKAEILATQIIVTTPEKWDVVTRKSNGDTELVEKVKLLIIDEVHLLHEDRGSVIETLVARTLRQVESSQSMIRIVGLSATLPNFVDVADFLGVNRNVGMFYFDQSFRPVPLEQQLVGVRGKAGSKQARENLDEVSFEKLMQMIREGHQVMVFVHSRKDTVKTARSYIKLIRDHSYESYFDCSTEEKYPYFEREMSKNKNKDLRELFIGGFGCHHAGMSRADRNLTEKLFLSGSIKVLVCTATLAWGVNLPAAAVIVKGTQVYDSKAGGFVDLGISDVIQIFGRAGRPQFEAHGIGILCTTADSLDHYISLLLQQHPIESKLSAKLVDNLNAEISLGTVTNVEEGVQWLGYTYLYVRMKQNPFAYGIDWKELANDPLLVQRRRDLIIEAARKLHKLQMIVFDERSSGFIPKDIGRISSDFYLLNESVEIFNQMINPQASEADVLSIISMSSEFDNVKFREEEAKELEELQNEKVVCEIGPKLENSQKKTNVLLQAYISKAFVKDSALCSDMAYIAQNAARICRSLFFMGLNRRWGVFTRHMLEICKAVDKQLWPFQHPMNQFNLQSQIIKMIEAKKPTMDHLRDLNPAELGDLVHNHGMGPKLHKLIGRFPYLLLDVECFPITTNVMRIHLTIEADFVWNFEYHGNIQFFWILIEDSHASNILHFEKFILNKKSFGLSHELDFMIPLSDPPPPQIMVRAISDTWIGSQTDVAVSFKHLIKPHNDTVKTKLLKLHPLPITAFHNKEIEKIYNAKFKYFNPMQTMVFHNLYNLNSSVFVGSPTGSGKTVVAEMAIWNAFNRFPDSKVVYIAPMKALVRERVDDWKVKICGNTSHRIVELTGDSLPGVQEVRQADIIITTPEKFDGISRNWQSRKFVQQVSLVIMDEIHLLASDRGPILEMIVSRMNYISSFTKKPIRLLGLSTAVSNAMDMASWLGVKEGLFNFPQSVRPVPLKMYIDGFPDNLAFCPLMKTMNKPAFMAIKQHSPTKPVLIFVASRRQTRLTALDIIHLCGMEDNPRRFLKMREDELTPYVEKVKDDTLKLSLQFGIGLHHAGLVESDRQISHKLFEQNKIQILIATSTLAWGVNLPAHLVIIKGTQFFDAKIEGYRDMDLTDILQMMGRAGRPAFDTSGIAMVFTKESKKTFYKHFINVGFPVESSLHKVMDNHIGAEISSGTIKSRQEAMDFLTWTFLYRRAHHNPTYYGIEDLSQEGISSYLSGLVDKVIDNLVESKCLITTGEKIEPTPFLHISSYYYLSHRTIRNLLNKIKPNASFRECLRWLCEATEYDELPTRHGEELINMEMSQEMRYSADDLEDYEFIWDPHIKAFLLLQAYMSRIELPIADYAQDTVSTLDQSLRILQAYIDASSEMRYLSTTLNFIKLMQCIKQACWFDDDFVWTLPGLKVRKIDKYDERYDHDGSDWVSTLEDPPVTLKSIGALRGNKNKIDRLMDELRVNKRKRDEFLRVAGTLPTGDFKICKQNELRELEIKLVHHNKMYRKDYNIYAPKYPKPQRETWFVLLCDLNEDELYVIKRESPKKIGNVDMIASKLIVSPDLYGKKVDVVVISDFTDIYYRGKVTLKSSDSV